From the Desulfobacterales bacterium genome, the window TTCCCAATACGAGTTTGATCTTCTTGGCGGATTCACGGTTGTAGCCTTCTTCGAGGCCATACTTTCCCTCCAACTTACCAATCATGATCCGACCAACAGGTTTTTTCCACCAAGAGAGGCTCTTAACCAACTCAGTCGTCGGCACATCGCCGCGGCACATATTCATGTACGAATACAGCGTTGTTCCGCAACTAACTTCTATGCCGTCGATCCCTAAATCCGCTAACCATTTGGCATACGTCACAGCCAACGCAGGCGTAATACCCTCCTTCGGAGTATAATCTTTAGAATTGATCTTCACTAAAACTGGATAGCCGTCTGGAACATTGTTTTTTACCTCGATAAATACTTCCTTTAAGAATTTGAATCGATTTTCATCACTTCCGCCCCAGTCATCAGTCCTAATGTTGAAAAACGGGGATAAAAACTCGCAAATTAAGTATCCATGGGCTCCATGCAGCTGAACTGCATCAGCTCCAGATTCTACAGCCCTTTTAGCGGCAGCACCAAAGGCGGATATGGTTTGTCTAATGTCTGCTTCAGTCATCTCTTTCGGCCTGACAAAATTGATGGGATCTCGCCCTCTGGATGATGGCGCTAATGGCGTCTGACCAGCCATACTTTTAGTTGTTTGCCTTCCACAGTGGACTAACTGAAATGCTATCTTGCCACCAATTTGATGC encodes:
- a CDS encoding NADH:flavin oxidoreductase, with the protein product MSLLFTTMEIGNVELPNRFVCSATHESTAKESGEVSETLIKKYERLAKGSVGLSITGLMYVQQSGRGYKYQTGIHDDRMMPGLKQLTGAVHQIGGKIAFQLVHCGRQTTKSMAGQTPLAPSSRGRDPINFVRPKEMTEADIRQTISAFGAAAKRAVESGADAVQLHGAHGYLICEFLSPFFNIRTDDWGGSDENRFKFLKEVFIEVKNNVPDGYPVLVKINSKDYTPKEGITPALAVTYAKWLADLGIDGIEVSCGTTLYSYMNMCRGDVPTTELVKSLSWWKKPVGRIMIGKLEGKYGLEEGYNRESAKKIKLVLG